AAAAATAGctggcattttttggtgaaaggaAAATCGATCACAGTTCTCCCCAGATAAGTGAAGCTCTTCAATTTCTAATGTATTTATACAATCAAGTATTAAGTTACTCCACAATCTGATCTGCCTTGTCATCTATCCTCAATATTAGAGGTCCCTACCACTTTGGCTCTCACCCACTGGTCACCCGATTCTTCAAGGGAATATATGAGACAGGGAAACCACAACCCAAATACAAAACAATTTGGGATGTTGCTACAGTGCTTACATACCTCAAGACCCTATGGCCATTAGAACAGCTCTCTTTAAAGGATTTAACGATAAAGCTACTTATCCTACTCTTGTTAGTTACGGGGCAACGAGGTCAATCCATCCACCTGTTGAACCTGGACGGGATGAGTATGTTATCACAGTCATGTAGTTTTGAACCCTTAGACCATATTAAGAACAGAAAACCCAATAGGAGGGACAGTAGCATTGACATAGGAAGCTACCAGCCCGATAATACCCTCTGCCCTCTCCTGGCACTGAAAGAGTACCTCAAGAAAAAAAAGCCTCTGAGaggtacagtatgttgccctaTTTCCCGGACACCCCTATTTCCGGACACTTCGACTCGACGATTCTGTATTTCGTTGTAAAAACGAAACAAATCCGAACGATACGTTCCGAAGACTTATCGACTAGTCTGCTTTCGTCTGTTCTTTTCGCGGCCGAGCTACGCTTCGTTTAGGCGGGAAGTTTGAAGTTTTCGTGGAGGTAAGTAAAATTTGTTTCTTCTTAAATGTGACTTTTATCGCGCGTCGAATTACATCCTTCCAATTAAGCGGCCTGTTCTCGCAAAATACGCGAcaggttttattattttttctctatAAGTGAAGCTAAAAGGTCTAAGTTTTTCACCATATAAGAATTTTCCTTTAGCAGTTGTGTATCTCCGGCAAGACTAACAAAGAGTTTAACTGCGATTTTAGCGAGGTGTGCGTAATTCCGGACACCGAACAATAGCAAACTGTAAAGGAAATTCATAGTATATTTGCTGAAAAACAAGTGTTTTCATTACCGTCTCTCCTAATTTAAGCTTACCTGTTTTGGCATTGATTAAACTTGCTTATCCTTGGTCTTTCCAGCGGttcaaacatttattttccAGCGGCAGAAACATTGTTTATTCAGTACTAAAATGTTATTCAGTTTGACGAAGCAATTTTACGATACTCAGTGTTATCTTAAACACTTAAGTTCAAAGAAACAACTGTGTTAGACAGTTTCATTTTACTACTGACAACTGCAGCTATTTCTATGCCCTATCTTGTAATTCTTCAGTTATATCAATCCACACTCTCAAGAATTTAATATAAAGGCGCCGAGAAAGAACATCAAAGGTCACAGGTCAAGCCATAAACTGAACGTTGTAAATTTCACCCAGCGCGTGTCGGGAGGCGATGGGATAATAGCGTATCACAAGCTTCATATGATTTTTTCGGTGTGAACCAAAATTGATAATAAAATGCTGTTTTATTTAAGGAATAATGATTTTTGGCTCCAGCACTGCCAAACTCCGGCATCTGGGGTCTTGTCGACTGAATTTAGCTGTTAAATTCTGTAAACTCTAGGTCTGAAATGGATGAACCTGACAAAGAAAAGGTGTATTTAAATGCCATAGGAGACATAAACGAACGAGGTTTGAGCGTGAGAAAGGCTGCAAAGAAGTGGGATATTGCAAAATCCACTCTGCATGACAGGTTGGGTGGGAAGGCGAAGAACATAAGAAGAGGTCCTCAAACAGTGCTAACCCATGCTGAAGAAGATCGGTTTGCCGAATGGCTCATTGAAAGGGCCAAGCGCGGTTTTGGCGCAACTAAAGATGAATTCTTAGACTGTGTGGAAGCATTTATCCAGAAAGATAAACGCGAGACCAAGTTTACGGGTAACAGGCCAGGAAATAAGTGGTACAGAGGGTTTGTTAAGAGGAACCCAAAAGTGAGATTAAGAAGTGCGCGTCCTCTCGACAAAAAGCGTGCCAAAATTACACCTGAAGAAGTCGATGAATGGTTTGCGAATTTTGAGAAGTTTATTCAGGATGTAGGACTTGCAGGTCGTCCAGGACAGATTTGGAACTGTGACGAAACGGGATTCGATCTGCAGGGGAGAGCAGGAAAAGTCCTAGGCCCAGCAAGCAGTAAAGAACAGCCCTATAGAGTCATAACTGGAACAAAGGAACATATAACCGTGTTGCCTTGTTTCAATGCAACTGGGCAATGCATCCCTCCATATATGCTTTTTCCCGGGAAACGCATTCCCAACCAGTACAATCTACTGGAGGGTGGAGTTCCAGGCAGCTGCTACTCTCTGACTGAGAAAGGTTACATGGATACAGCTACGTTTTACACGTGGTTAGAgaaacattttattcccaatTTACCACCTGCAAGGCCCGTAGTGTTGTTAGTTGATAGCGCGGGAGCACACATCGACCTTGACACGTTTGAACTGGCGAAGAGAAATGATGTCTTCATATACGCTTTACTCAAAAATGCCACTCACCTTGTCCAGCCTGCCGACGTTGGTTTGTTTGGAGCCATGAAGCAGTCGTGGTACAAGAACGTCAGGCGTTACTCTCAGCAAAACCCTAATACCGATATCACTAAGAAAAACTTTTCCTCTATCTTTAAGAAAACTTGGGAAGATGCCATGCGCCCGTCTATTCTTGTGGATTCATTTAGAAAGTCTGGGGTGTACCCTATAAACCGTCAGCAAATTTCCTATGACCACGTCAGGCCCTCTATAGTGTATGCTGGCACATCAACCAATTTATCCCCAGGAGAACCGTCAACAGCTCCCTCTGTTTTTGGGGAACAAGCGGCAGCTCTTGCCTTAGCTTCCCTATCCCATCCCCTACAAAGTACGCCTTTAGGCGCAATGTCTTCTTCATTGCTGCAGCAAAGTGCAACAGTAAATCAACTTCCTGTCTCCCAACAAACTGTGCCTTTAGGCGCAATGTCCTCTCAATTGCCACAGCAAAGTGCGACAATTAATTCATTTCCAGTTTCCCAAATGCCTTTAGGTGCTATCTATACCCCACTTCAATTTCCTGTACAGCAGCCCGGCGGAGCAGTGACAGCAGCATTTGTGGCCTTTGAATCTGCACTCCAGAGCCCAGTTAGGGTAAAGTACAGACGCCGCGTTGACGAGGGGTATGATTTACCTGGCAGCCCCACCTATGAGGTGTGGAAGAAGTTGTACACTGTTTCATTGACGTCGATCGGGAATCCCCCGGATGTCTCCTTGACTCCACTAATCCCTGAGACCCAAAGCGTATCAGCAGTAAATTTCGCCGATGAAAGTCCGACATCAGTCTTTTCAGACACTCGATGTCACCCTCCACGTGTTGCGACCGAAGTGTCCCCTGTACTTCAGGAAGTTTTAACGTACCCTTCTGCTCCCGAAAGcaacaaaacgaagaaaaacaagagGTCCCTGCCAAATTTTATGAACAGCGAAGACTCCCTCAGAATCATGCGagatgaaaagttgaaaaaagcaAGGGAAGTTGCAgcgaagcaaaagaaacttagagaaagagaggaaagaaaggaagccataagaaaagaaaaggaggacaagaaaagaaaaatggaggAAAAGAAGCGCGTAAAAGAAAAGTCTTCAACGATTAAGAAGGCTAAGAAGAGAAAAGTCAGCCAGAGCAGCAAAGGGAAACAATGGAGACAAGGCTTAACCCTTGGTGAAAACATTTGTAAAGTTTGTCTATGCGAGTATGATGAAGCTGATGTTGAAAACATGCCCTGGGTCATGTGTGATGAATGCAAATATTGGATGCACATTGACTGCATACCATTAGGAGTTGACATAACCTCAATTGAAAACGGAGACAATTTTTTCTGTCATGACTGTATGTAAAACGTGAAGAGTTTTAAGGAACAGTAACATCTAAACAAAATTGTAATTTAATCCAAACATCAGTcatttaattataattttgcATGGAGAGAATATTGTACAAATGTCATTTCCTGAAGTAAATGTTATGTTCAATTTACCGTGGCTCAAGACACAAGATGCCATGTTCTACTGAAGCATTTTACGGCTTTCCAACGTAAAAGCTTCGACAGAAAGTTGTTGTTACGCAAGTGCAAATAAATTTACAGAAAGTTGTAAAGCAGTCTCTTTATGTGCGAGAacgaagaaatattttaaaatgac
This Montipora foliosa isolate CH-2021 unplaced genomic scaffold, ASM3666993v2 scaffold_441, whole genome shotgun sequence DNA region includes the following protein-coding sequences:
- the LOC137989130 gene encoding uncharacterized protein, which gives rise to MDEPDKEKVYLNAIGDINERGLSVRKAAKKWDIAKSTLHDRLGGKAKNIRRGPQTVLTHAEEDRFAEWLIERAKRGFGATKDEFLDCVEAFIQKDKRETKFTGNRPGNKWYRGFVKRNPKVRLRSARPLDKKRAKITPEEVDEWFANFEKFIQDVGLAGRPGQIWNCDETGFDLQGRAGKVLGPASSKEQPYRVITGTKEHITVLPCFNATGQCIPPYMLFPGKRIPNQYNLLEGGVPGSCYSLTEKGYMDTATFYTWLEKHFIPNLPPARPVVLLVDSAGAHIDLDTFELAKRNDVFIYALLKNATHLVQPADVGLFGAMKQSWYKNVRRYSQQNPNTDITKKNFSSIFKKTWEDAMRPSILVDSFRKSGVYPINRQQISYDHVRPSIVYAGTSTNLSPGEPSTAPSVFGEQAAALALASLSHPLQSTPLGAMSSSLLQQSATVNQLPVSQQTVPLGAMSSQLPQQSATINSFPVSQMPLGAIYTPLQFPVQQPGGAVTAAFVAFESALQSPVRVKYRRRVDEGYDLPGSPTYEVWKKLYTVSLTSIGNPPDVSLTPLIPETQSVSAVNFADESPTSVFSDTRCHPPRVATEVSPVLQEVLTYPSAPESNKTKKNKRSLPNFMNSEDSLRIMRDEKLKKAREVAAKQKKLREREERKEAIRKEKEDKKRKMEEKKRVKEKSSTIKKAKKRKVSQSSKGKQWRQGLTLGENICKVCLCEYDEADVENMPWVMCDECKYWMHIDCIPLGVDITSIENGDNFFCHDCM